The Platichthys flesus chromosome 18, fPlaFle2.1, whole genome shotgun sequence genome includes a window with the following:
- the LOC133973276 gene encoding hydroperoxide isomerase ALOXE3-like, translating to MAEYKLQVSTGDMPSAGTWDHVSVTLIGSEGESEKTDLDNFGKDFCTGKTGTYTVKTSSSLGKLLLVKVEKDPRLFFQEDEWYCSTIEVTTPEGDAILFPCHRWISRGEYVELRGGRAMKFLEDDHPLLIEHRKKELTLQKSLYQWKPLAEGLLHTSSFENASELPAEIRFSQAKTDEIKDKTKQLGRKFHFKGMVGSTEKWKDLDDMKRLFNFQKTPMSEYVAEHWKEDDFYGYQFLNGINPTLIKRCSELPRNFPVTEEMVKPFLAEGSSLMREIGKGNIFLYDQKKLDGIPTYVYNGKSLTVTSGLCLFYLNPQSKLMPIAIQLRQQPSEKNPIFLPSDLETDWLLAKMFIKNADTLDHEAVHHLMNTHFMGEVYTVATLRCFPVIHPLYKLLIPHCKSTLDINIRGRVGLMGPDGIFKTSTAGIEGMIEIMRRSLREMTYSSVCLPENIAARGLESIPNYYYRDDGLKLWSIINSFVRAAVEYYYPSDADVSKDTELQDWICEIFIYGLLRNYGSGFPSSFHSIEELIRFITVVIFTVSVQHAAVNNGQFDFYYWTPNAALLLRKPPPTTKGQSSMETIMETLPNVGETVAISVLINQLSGKYSDVVSLGQYPEKRFDEPELTQLILDFQAELSYLGEEIEKRNSQLELPYDYLLPSRIENSVSI from the exons ATGGCTGAGTACAAGCTTCAGGTGTCAACAGGTGACATGCCAAGTGCAGGAACATGGGATCACGTTTCTGTCACTTTAATtggaagtgagggagagagtgagaaaacTGATCTGGACAACTTTGGTAAAGACTTCTGCACCGGGAAA ACCGGGACCTACACGGTGAAAACCAGTTCATCTCTTGGGAAACTTCTGCTGGTCAAGGTGGAGAAGGATCCCCGTCTCTTTTTCCAAGAAGACGAGTGGTACTGCTCCACCATAGAAGTGACGACTCCAGAGGGAGACGCCATTCTCTTCCCCTGTCACAGATGGATTTCCAGGGGAGAGTATgtggagctgagaggaggaagag CCATGAAGTTTTTAGAGGACGACCATCCCCTGTTGATTGAGCACCGGAAAAAAGAGCTGACACTTCAAAAGAGCTTGTACCA gtggaAGCCTCTCGCTGAAGGACTACTCCACACAAGCAGTTTTGAAAATGCGTCTGAGCTACCAGCTGAAATCCGCTTCTCTCAGGCCAAAACGGACGAAATTaaagacaaaaccaaacaacT TGGAAGGAAATTCCACTTTAAGGGAATGGTTGGATCCACCGAAAAATGGAAAGATCTCGATGACATGAAAAGACTCTTTAACTTCCAAAAGACACCAATGTCAG aGTACGTTGCAGAGCACTGGAAGGAGGATGACTTTTACGGATACCAGTTTCTGAACGGAATCAACCCCACTTTGATCAAGCGCTGTTCAGAGCTTCCCCGAAACTTCCCTGTCACAGAGGAGATGGTGAAGCCGTTCCTGGCTGAGGGCAGCAGTCTGATGAGGGAAATTGGG AAAGGCAATATATTCCTCTATGACCAAAAGAAGCTCGATGGAATCCCCACTTATGTCTACAATGGAAAATCTCTGACTGTGACTTCTGGTCTCTGTTTGTTCTACTTGAACCCACAAAGCAAACTGATGCCAATTGCAATACAG CTGCGTCAACAGCCCTCCGAGAAGAATCCCATCTTTCTGCCCAGTGACCTGGAGACCGACTGGCTTCTGGCCAAGATGTTTATCAAAAACGCAGATACACTGGATCATGAAGCCGTCCATCACCTCATGAATACTCACTTCATGGGAGAGGTCTACACTGTCGCCACTCTGCGCTGCTTCCCTGTGATTCATCCCCTCTACAAG ctgttgaTTCCACACTGTAAGTCCACTCTCGACATAAACATTAGAGGCCGTGTCGGTCTAATGGGACCTGATGGGATCTTTAAAACA AGTACAGCTGGAATTGAGGGGATGATAGAGATCATGAGGAGGTCCCTCCGTGAAATGACCTACAGCTCCGTCTGTCTGCCAGAGAACATCGCTGCACGAGGACTGGAGTCAATCCCCAACTACTACTACAGAGATGATGGATTGAAGCTGTGGTCCATCATCAACAG CTTTGTGAGGGCAGCAGTGGAGTACTACTATCCCTCAGACGCTGACGTCTCTAaagacacagagctgcaggattgGATCTGTGAGATATTCATCTACGGTCTCTTGAGAAACTATGGCTCAG GATTCCCATCTTCCTTTCATTCCATTGAGGAATTGATAAGATTCATCACCGTGGTCATCTTCACAGTGTCGGTTCAACACGCAGCAGTCAATAATGGACAG TTTGACTTCTACTACTGGACACCGAATGCTGCATTGCTATTGCGCAAACCTCCTCCAACCACCAAGGGGCAGTCAAGCATGGAGACAATTATGGAGACCCTCCCGAATGTTGGAGAGACTGTTGCCATATCCGTGTTGATAAATCAACTTTCAGGGAAATACAGTGATGTT GTTTCTTTGGGTCAATATCCTGAGAAAAGATTTGACGAGCCTGAGCTTACACAGTTGATTCTGGATTTTCAAGCGGAGTTGTCATATCTCGGCGAAGAAATCGAGAAGAGAAACTCGCAGCTTGAACTGCCCTACGATTACCTGCTCCCTTCTCGCATTGAGAACAGCGTGTCTATTTGA
- the LOC133973274 gene encoding hydroperoxide isomerase ALOXE3-like, with protein sequence MAEYKLQVSTGDMPSAGTWDHVSVTLIGSEGESEKTDLDNFGKDFCPGKTGTYTVKTSSSLGKLLLVKVEKDPLLFFQEDEWYCSTIEVTTPEGDAILFPCHRWISRGEYVELRGGRAMKFLEDDHPLLIEHRKKELTLQKSLYQWKPLAEGLLHISSFENASELPAEIRFSQSKTDEMKDANKQLGRKFHFKGMVGSTEKWKDLDDMKRLFNFKKTPMSEYVAEHWKEDDFYGYQFLNGINPTLIKRCSELPRNFPVTEEMVKPFLAEGNSLMREIGKGNIFLYDQKKLDGIPTYVYNGESLTVTSGLCLFYLNPQNKLMPIAIQLHQQTSEKNPIFLPSDLETDWLLAKMFIKNADMLDHEAVHHLMNTHFMGEVYTVATLRCFPVIHPLYKLLIPHCKSTLDINIRGRVGLMGPDGIFKTSTAGLEGMIEIMRRSLREMTYSSVCLPENIAARGLESIPNYYYRDDGLKLWSIINSFVRAAVEYYYLSDADVSKDRELQDWICEIFTYGLLSNKASGFPSSFHSIEELIRFITMVIFTVSVQHAAVNNGQFDFYYWTPNAALLLHKPPPTTKGQSSMETIMETLPNVGETVAISVLINQLSGKYSDVVPLGQYPEKRFDEPELTQVILEFQAELSKLGEEIEKRNSQLELPYDYLLPSRIENSVSI encoded by the exons ATGGCTGAGTACAAGCTTCAGGTGTCAACAGGTGACATGCCAAGTGCAGGAACATGGGATCACGTTTCTGTCACTCTAATtggaagtgagggagagagtgagaaaacTGATCTGGACAACTTTGGTAAAGACTTCTGCCCCGGGAAA ACCGGGACCTACACGGTGAAAACCAGTTCATCTCTTGGGAAACTTCTGCTGGTCAAGGTGGAGAAGGATCCCCTTCTCTTTTTCCAAGAAGACGAGTGGTACTGCTCCACCATAGAAGTGACGACTCCAGAGGGAGACGCCATTCTCTTCCCCTGTCACAGATGGATCTCCAGGGGAGAGTATGTGgagctgagaggagggagag CCATGAAGTTTTTAGAGGACGACCATCCCCTGTTGATTGAGCACCGGAAAAAAGAGCTGACACTTCAAAAGAGCTTGTACCA gtggaAGCCTCTCGCTGAAGGACTACTCCACATAAGTAGTTTTGAAAATGCGTCTGAGCTACCAGCTGAAATCCGCTTCTCTCAGTCAAAAACGGACGAAATGAAAgatgcaaacaaacaact TGGAAGGAAATTCCACTTTAAGGGAATGGTTGGATCCACCGAAAAATGGAAAGATCTCGACGACATGAAAAGACTCTTTAACTTCAAAAAGACACCAATGTCAG aGTACGTTGCAGAGCACTGGAAGGAGGATGACTTTTACGGATACCAGTTTCTGAACGGAATCAACCCCACTTTGATCAAGCGCTGTTCAGAGCTTCCCCGAAACTTCCCTGTCACAGAGGAGATGGTGAAGCCCTTCCTGGCTGAGGGCAACAGTCTGATGAGGGAAATTGGG AAAGGCAATATATTCCTCTATGACCAAAAGAAGCTGGATGGAATCCCCACTTATGTCTACAATGGAGAATCTCTGACTGTGACTTCTGGTCTCTGTTTGTTCTACTTGAACccacaaaacaaactgatgcCAATTGCAATACAG CTGCATCAACAGACCTCAGAGAAGAATCCCATCTTTCTGCCCAGTGATCTGGAGACCGACTGGCTGCTGGCCAAGATGTTTATTAAAAACGCAGATATGCTAGATCATGAAGCCGTCCATCACCTCATGAATACTCACTTCATGGGAGAGGTCTACACTGTGGCCACTCTGCGCTGCTTCCCTGTGATTCATCCCCTCTACAAG ctgttgaTTCCACACTGTAAGTCCACTCTCGACATAAACATTAGAGGCCGTGTCGGTCTAATGGGACCTGATGGGATCTTTAAAACA AGTACAGCTGGACTTGAGGGGATGATAGAGATCATGAGGAGGTCCCTCCGTGAAATGACCTACAGCTCCGTCTGTCTGCCAGAGAACATCGCTGCACGAGGACTGGAGTCAATCCCCAACTACTACTACAGAGATGATGGATTGAAGCTGTGGTCCATCATCAACAG CTTTGTGAGGGCAGCAGTGGAGTACTACTATCTCTCAGACGCTGACGTCTCTAaagacagagagctgcaggattGGATCTGTGAGATATTCACCTACGGCCTCTTGAGCAACAAAGCCTCAG GATTCCCATCTTCCTTTCATTCCATTGAGGAATTGATAAGATTCATCACCATGGTCATCTTCACAGTGTCGGTTCAACACGCAGCAGTCAATAATGGACAG TTTGACTTCTACTACTGGACACCGAATGCTGCATTGCTATTGCACAAACCTCCTCCAACCACCAAGGGGCAGTCTAGCATGGAGACAATTATGGAGACCCTCCCCAATGTTGGAGAGACTGTCGCCATATCCGTGTTGATAAATCAACTTTCAGGGAAATACAGTGATGTT GTTCCTTTGGGTCAATATCCTGAGAAAAGATTTGACGAGCCTGAGCTTACACAGGTGATTCTGGAGTTTCAAGCGGAGTTGTCAAAACTCGGCGAAGAAATCGAGAAGAGAAACTCGCAGCTTGAACTGCCCTACGATTACCTGCTCCCTTCTCGCATTGAGAACAGCGTGTCTATTTGA